Proteins encoded by one window of Longimicrobium sp.:
- a CDS encoding transglycosylase SLT domain-containing protein → MEFRTAWPVAVLLGSVMGAAVLATDGPDARNTTALRKSLFAAEAQAADLSASFDIPVVRNASVLRFVGIFTGSQQDEMALYLKRSGRYEEMIRAKLRARDMPEDLLYLSMIESGFNTNAKSRVSAVGLWQFMAPTARDYGLRVDSYVDERRDPERSTDAALRYLTDLHKQFGAWYLAAAAYNTGQGRVERVMKKVTGRGTGKDGDFWRIRHALPRETREYVPQMVAAALVAKEPHKHGLGNVERWLPLRVDSLDVPGGVELETVAAAIGSTEKELARLNPHLVRKMTPPGKNTFPVRVPRGRASLFAAQFERVKAEAEAREVVRLAEAKAAETRRAEIRRAEAKRAETRRASRPRTASRARTHTVRRGESLWTVARRNDMTVAQLRRANGMRNTTRLQPGQKLVIPRAR, encoded by the coding sequence CAGGACGGCTTGGCCGGTCGCGGTTCTGCTCGGCAGCGTCATGGGCGCCGCCGTGCTCGCCACCGACGGCCCGGATGCACGGAATACGACGGCGCTCCGCAAGAGCCTGTTCGCCGCCGAGGCCCAGGCAGCCGACCTTTCCGCGAGCTTCGACATCCCGGTCGTCCGCAACGCCTCCGTGCTGCGCTTCGTGGGCATCTTCACGGGGAGCCAGCAGGACGAGATGGCCCTCTACCTCAAGCGCTCCGGCCGCTACGAGGAGATGATCCGCGCCAAGCTGCGCGCGCGCGACATGCCCGAGGACCTGCTGTACCTCTCCATGATCGAAAGCGGGTTCAACACCAACGCCAAGTCGCGGGTGAGCGCGGTGGGGCTGTGGCAGTTCATGGCCCCCACGGCGCGCGACTACGGCCTGCGCGTGGACTCGTACGTCGATGAGCGGCGTGATCCGGAGCGCTCCACCGACGCCGCGCTGCGCTACCTGACGGACCTGCACAAGCAGTTCGGGGCCTGGTACCTGGCCGCCGCGGCGTACAACACCGGGCAGGGCCGCGTGGAGCGGGTGATGAAAAAGGTGACCGGACGCGGGACGGGGAAGGACGGCGACTTCTGGCGCATCCGCCACGCCCTGCCGCGCGAGACGCGCGAGTACGTGCCGCAGATGGTTGCCGCCGCGCTGGTGGCCAAGGAGCCGCACAAGCACGGGCTTGGCAACGTGGAGCGCTGGCTGCCGCTGCGTGTGGACTCGCTGGACGTGCCGGGCGGGGTGGAGCTGGAGACGGTCGCCGCCGCGATCGGGTCGACGGAGAAGGAGCTTGCGCGCCTGAACCCGCACCTGGTCCGCAAGATGACGCCTCCCGGGAAGAATACGTTCCCGGTCCGCGTCCCCCGCGGACGCGCCTCGCTCTTCGCCGCCCAGTTCGAGCGGGTGAAGGCCGAGGCGGAAGCCCGCGAGGTGGTGCGCCTGGCCGAAGCGAAGGCAGCCGAGACGCGCCGCGCCGAGATCCGCCGGGCCGAGGCCAAGCGCGCCGAGACGCGCCGCGCCAGCCGCCCCCGGACGGCCAGCCGGGCCCGCACCCACACGGTGCGCCGCGGCGAGAGCCTGTGGACCGTCGCCCGCCGCAACGACATGACGGTGGCGCAGCTCCGCCGGGCCAACGGGATGCGAAACACCACCCGCCTGCAGCCGGGCCAGAAGCTGGTAATTCCGCGCGCTCGCTGA